The following proteins come from a genomic window of Campylobacter concisus:
- the queF gene encoding preQ(1) synthase, producing the protein MSEELDMKYGEKILKEFDVESDLEVWENKQTRDYVIKITLPEFCCLCPRSGYPDFATIYLEYIPNKLVVELKAIKLYINSFMNRNISHEDSINEIYSVLEKKLEPKFMKIVGDFNPRGNVHTVIEISSDLVVKKPVEEKEFTPRTRERSSFGDKPRERRSTSDRGSSRAGGSRGGRDDKFQKDDKPRRSLNKEGFRKISYADDKKPKVVKKDK; encoded by the coding sequence ATGAGCGAAGAGCTAGATATGAAATATGGCGAGAAAATTTTGAAAGAATTTGACGTAGAGAGTGACCTTGAGGTCTGGGAAAATAAGCAAACAAGAGACTATGTCATAAAGATTACTCTGCCTGAGTTTTGCTGCCTTTGCCCTCGCTCTGGTTATCCTGACTTTGCGACGATCTATCTTGAGTATATCCCAAATAAGTTAGTTGTTGAGCTAAAAGCGATAAAGCTTTATATAAATAGTTTTATGAACCGCAACATCAGCCATGAAGATAGTATAAATGAAATTTACTCTGTTTTAGAGAAAAAACTAGAGCCAAAATTTATGAAGATAGTTGGCGACTTTAACCCACGTGGAAATGTCCATACAGTTATCGAGATCAGCTCTGATCTAGTGGTGAAAAAGCCAGTTGAGGAGAAAGAATTTACTCCAAGAACTAGAGAGAGAAGTAGCTTTGGTGATAAGCCACGTGAAAGACGTAGCACGAGCGATCGTGGCAGTAGTAGAGCTGGTGGCAGCAGAGGTGGCAGAGATGATAAATTTCAAAAAGATGACAAACCAAGAAGAAGTTTAAACAAAGAGGGCTTTAGAAAAATAAGCTATGCCGATGATAAGAAGCCAAAAGTAGTCAAAAAGGATAAATAA
- a CDS encoding HD domain-containing protein → MISAKLIEHIFKAASISRWNDYPKMANLVELDKQAHKFIIAYFIAKQEQNADINYIIEAGIFEFLSRVVVTDIRPDVFHHIQKTKKEQINSWVLSNLEELISEIEDGKFLERFKNHFKNDKTHEKERLILKAASYLATRWEFSIVYQTSQFLSDIDELKAKVEEEMEDYYELIGVRKIAMNQKLARLVDLSGRLRFQKRWAQTPRIPETAVLGHMLVVAILSYFYSLKAKACKRRLENNFFCALFHDLPESLTRDIISPVKYGVKGLNEIISEYEMRLIDERILPFVPEKIKDEFSYILGIRKDGEKFIKDEFENRTYERKIICHEGTMENVNEDKFNSIDGKALKYCDKLSAYIEAGISISYGVKSKELTDGFNNMYKFFSEKPKIDGVDFLEICDDFNEHFGLERPLLR, encoded by the coding sequence ATGATAAGTGCTAAGCTTATAGAACATATCTTTAAAGCAGCATCTATATCACGTTGGAACGACTATCCAAAGATGGCAAATTTAGTCGAGCTTGATAAACAGGCTCATAAATTTATCATCGCTTATTTCATAGCAAAACAAGAGCAAAATGCCGACATAAACTATATCATAGAGGCTGGAATTTTTGAGTTTTTAAGCAGGGTCGTAGTCACAGACATACGACCAGATGTCTTTCATCACATCCAAAAGACAAAAAAAGAGCAGATAAATAGCTGGGTCTTAAGCAACCTAGAGGAGCTGATCTCGGAAATAGAAGATGGCAAATTTTTAGAGAGATTTAAAAATCACTTTAAAAACGACAAAACCCACGAAAAAGAGCGTCTCATCCTAAAAGCAGCGAGCTATCTTGCCACGAGGTGGGAATTTTCTATCGTCTATCAAACGAGCCAATTTTTAAGCGATATCGACGAGCTTAAGGCGAAGGTTGAAGAGGAGATGGAGGATTATTATGAACTAATTGGCGTTAGAAAGATCGCTATGAATCAAAAATTAGCCCGCCTTGTTGATCTAAGCGGTAGACTTAGATTTCAAAAGCGCTGGGCACAAACGCCTCGCATTCCAGAAACTGCGGTCTTAGGACATATGCTAGTAGTTGCGATACTTAGTTATTTTTACTCACTAAAAGCAAAAGCTTGCAAAAGACGCCTAGAAAATAACTTCTTTTGCGCGCTATTTCACGACTTGCCAGAGAGCCTCACAAGAGATATCATAAGCCCTGTAAAATACGGCGTAAAGGGGCTAAATGAGATCATCAGCGAGTATGAGATGAGGCTTATTGATGAGAGAATTTTACCATTTGTGCCTGAAAAAATAAAAGATGAGTTTAGCTACATCCTTGGCATCAGAAAAGATGGTGAGAAATTTATAAAAGATGAGTTTGAAAATAGAACATATGAGCGTAAAATCATCTGCCATGAAGGGACGATGGAAAACGTAAATGAGGATAAATTTAACTCAATCGATGGCAAAGCGCTAAAATACTGCGACAAGCTCTCAGCCTACATCGAAGCTGGAATTTCGATAAGCTACGGCGTCAAGTCAAAAGAGCTAACTGATGGCTTTAATAATATGTATAAATTTTTTAGTGAAAAACCTAAGATTGATGGAGTGGATTTTTTAGAAATTTGCGATGATTTTAATGAGCATTTTGGTTTAGAAAGACCCCTTCTCAGATAA
- a CDS encoding flagellar hook protein FlgE produces the protein MMRGFYNGISGIKTQSFGMDVWANNISNINNVGFKASIPEFKNLINQHMASAGSGPTNNQVGLGATKQTTALKMTNGSFQNTDNNFDLAIGGKGFFGVVDKNGRNYYTRTGSFDIDAAGNLVDNKGNLLLGTLTSFTPVTPSANALRKYGQTKGTTQAFTAKEEDLKLADTGSQKGINLPHFLYMPAKQTKNINLKGNLDSSLITDKRTTAIDAANFNYTLDNTNKTISLNGQIPLSQTRFGAKAGDSVVVKVKDGDGKFSEFSTTLESDGSWHINNKSLKFMNFASLDVKAEVTSLVEVANKEKLSSEIYNSDGTKSLVTINFTKQIPQGGNQTTWNATATITDANGVVQNTAMGTLTFDGSGRLVTNTLTSVGNVALNFLGDGDANVYNGITSSANSKKDFVIKADGYAEGNLSKYSVDDRGNIMANFDNSRSFIVAKIALYHFQNEQGVSKVGDNLYEATPNSGEAFFYKNKAGETIYGSQILSNKLEMSNVDLGQALSEVIVTQKAYEASAKSITTSDEMIQTAIQMKK, from the coding sequence ATGATGAGAGGTTTTTACAACGGAATTAGTGGCATTAAAACACAAAGCTTTGGCATGGATGTTTGGGCAAATAATATTTCAAATATCAACAACGTAGGTTTTAAAGCTTCAATCCCTGAGTTTAAAAATTTAATCAATCAACATATGGCTTCTGCTGGAAGTGGTCCAACTAACAATCAAGTAGGTCTTGGAGCTACGAAACAAACGACAGCTTTAAAGATGACAAATGGTAGTTTTCAAAATACTGATAATAACTTCGACCTAGCCATAGGTGGTAAAGGCTTTTTTGGTGTTGTTGACAAAAATGGTAGAAACTACTATACAAGAACAGGTAGCTTTGATATAGACGCAGCTGGAAATTTAGTAGATAATAAAGGCAACTTGCTTCTTGGTACATTAACAAGTTTTACTCCAGTCACTCCAAGTGCTAATGCTCTTAGAAAATATGGTCAAACAAAAGGTACCACGCAGGCATTTACTGCAAAAGAAGAAGATCTAAAACTAGCCGATACTGGCTCACAAAAAGGTATAAATTTACCTCATTTTTTATATATGCCAGCCAAGCAAACAAAAAATATAAATTTAAAAGGTAACCTAGACTCAAGCCTTATAACAGATAAGCGAACAACAGCCATTGATGCGGCAAATTTTAACTATACACTCGATAATACAAACAAAACTATCTCACTAAATGGACAAATTCCGCTAAGTCAGACAAGATTTGGTGCAAAAGCAGGCGATAGCGTAGTGGTAAAAGTAAAAGACGGCGATGGTAAATTTAGTGAGTTTTCAACCACGCTAGAGAGCGATGGCAGCTGGCATATAAACAATAAAAGCCTAAAATTTATGAATTTTGCTAGCTTAGATGTAAAAGCTGAAGTTACTTCACTAGTTGAAGTAGCTAATAAAGAAAAACTAAGTTCAGAGATATATAACAGCGATGGCACAAAGAGCTTAGTAACTATAAATTTTACAAAGCAAATCCCTCAAGGTGGCAATCAAACTACCTGGAATGCTACAGCTACGATAACTGATGCTAATGGTGTTGTACAAAATACAGCTATGGGAACACTTACTTTTGATGGTAGTGGCAGACTTGTTACAAATACATTAACAAGCGTTGGAAACGTGGCTTTAAATTTTCTTGGCGATGGAGATGCAAATGTCTATAATGGCATAACAAGCTCGGCTAATTCAAAAAAAGACTTTGTCATAAAAGCAGATGGCTACGCCGAAGGAAATCTCTCAAAATATAGCGTTGATGATCGTGGAAATATAATGGCAAATTTTGACAATTCTCGTTCATTTATAGTTGCAAAAATAGCTCTATATCACTTCCAAAATGAGCAAGGCGTATCAAAAGTGGGTGATAATCTCTATGAAGCAACTCCAAATTCAGGCGAAGCATTTTTTTACAAAAATAAAGCTGGTGAGACCATTTATGGTTCACAAATTCTTTCAAATAAACTTGAAATGAGTAACGTCGATCTTGGTCAAGCGCTAAGTGAGGTTATAGTCACACAAAAGGCTTATGAGGCTAGTGCAAAAAGTATCACAACAAGTGATGAGATGATCCAGACTGCTATTCAGATGAAGAAATAA
- a CDS encoding flagellar basal body rod modification protein: protein MASVSDITTQTTQQKNAEKKAKAKQDAAAGTGTNPNAQLDKDAFMKLLLTELQYQDPTSPMDTEKMLTQTSQLASLEMQQNTNSAMKELVNQLKSNANAYAISALGKMVSTGSNSVLLTDEQKTVNFALYFKSDLANGKLEIKNANGEVVRSIDIKDLKSGVRRISWDGKDDSGKQLPNGAYTVSVNYTGKDGNSYKTQVGSYPVEAVKFVDGKAMIKIAGEYVPMDKISEFYEG from the coding sequence ATGGCTTCAGTTTCAGATATAACTACACAAACAACACAACAAAAAAATGCCGAGAAAAAGGCAAAAGCAAAGCAAGATGCAGCAGCTGGCACAGGAACTAACCCAAATGCGCAGCTAGATAAAGATGCATTTATGAAGCTACTTTTAACAGAGCTTCAGTATCAAGATCCAACAAGCCCTATGGATACTGAAAAGATGCTCACACAAACTAGCCAACTAGCATCACTAGAGATGCAACAAAATACAAACTCAGCTATGAAAGAGCTTGTAAATCAGTTAAAATCAAATGCAAATGCCTACGCCATATCAGCTCTTGGCAAAATGGTCTCAACTGGTTCAAACTCAGTTTTACTAACAGATGAGCAAAAAACTGTAAATTTTGCACTTTATTTTAAATCAGATCTTGCAAATGGTAAGCTTGAAATTAAAAATGCAAATGGAGAGGTCGTTCGTTCAATCGATATAAAAGATCTAAAATCAGGAGTTCGCAGAATATCTTGGGATGGCAAAGATGATTCTGGAAAACAATTACCAAATGGTGCATATACAGTTTCTGTTAATTACACTGGAAAAGATGGTAATTCATACAAGACTCAAGTAGGTAGCTATCCGGTTGAAGCAGTAAAATTTGTAGATGGTAAAGCCATGATAAAAATCGCAGGCGAATATGTCCCAATGGATAAAATATCTGAATTTTACGAAGGATAA
- a CDS encoding flagellar hook-length control protein FliK — translation MQAYTAKNNVDLLAPAGNKKPSVSKKSQNNGEFLSMVLDAAASKANSGQKITEKDVKEIVKTVTTQKETLQKSQSESTAKISTALEENLDEDTKNELYENANFMQLLQVLEILNGNEKVSKFPNFSDKIANFLSVPQNVEELSNVKSVSDLIDLAKKFDLGLENIEISNEDVPKLNEMFKNLGKKEFFTPIKTEEKPFYLKELKNEVEQTIIKNEPKEVVKLDTLLKEVVANPTSEAKNLVKEEPKKLDSEVKLDDEIVDVEPDEQPKVKVNLHEQKAQKAPTLESLLFPEREQQKNENLESKETFNSDNKSELNQMVKDIASSAKHQLQTKAEIKETLSNFSSTLKEQVQNYKAPITRFNITLNPLNLGEVEITMVNRGNNLHVNFNSTTATMNLFLQNQAEFKNSLVNMGFTELEMNFSDQNQRQDKREQAKNKYSSNQSDESENTQAEQSLLELVIPRYI, via the coding sequence ATGCAAGCTTATACAGCGAAAAATAACGTAGATTTGCTGGCTCCTGCTGGGAATAAAAAGCCCTCTGTTTCTAAAAAATCTCAAAACAACGGCGAATTTTTGTCGATGGTTTTAGATGCAGCTGCGAGCAAGGCAAATAGCGGCCAAAAAATCACTGAAAAAGATGTCAAAGAGATAGTAAAAACGGTTACTACTCAAAAAGAGACGCTGCAAAAATCTCAAAGCGAAAGCACGGCAAAAATTTCAACCGCACTTGAAGAAAATTTGGACGAAGATACAAAAAATGAGCTCTATGAAAATGCAAATTTCATGCAGCTTTTGCAAGTTTTAGAAATTCTAAATGGCAATGAAAAAGTAAGTAAGTTTCCAAATTTCAGCGACAAAATAGCAAATTTCTTAAGTGTGCCCCAAAACGTCGAAGAGCTTAGCAACGTTAAAAGCGTTAGCGATCTTATCGACCTTGCTAAGAAATTTGATCTTGGCCTTGAAAATATAGAAATTTCAAACGAAGATGTGCCAAAACTAAATGAGATGTTTAAAAATTTGGGCAAGAAAGAATTTTTCACACCGATAAAGACCGAAGAGAAGCCTTTTTATCTAAAAGAGCTAAAAAATGAGGTCGAGCAAACCATCATCAAAAATGAACCAAAAGAGGTAGTAAAGCTTGATACCTTGCTAAAAGAGGTAGTGGCAAATCCAACTAGCGAAGCTAAAAATTTAGTAAAAGAAGAGCCTAAAAAGCTAGATAGTGAAGTAAAGCTTGATGATGAGATAGTGGATGTTGAACCAGACGAGCAGCCTAAAGTAAAGGTAAATTTACACGAGCAAAAGGCACAAAAAGCTCCAACTCTTGAGTCGCTACTCTTTCCTGAAAGAGAACAACAAAAAAATGAGAATTTAGAGAGCAAAGAGACATTTAATAGCGATAATAAATCAGAACTAAATCAAATGGTAAAAGATATCGCTAGTAGTGCTAAACACCAGCTTCAAACAAAGGCTGAGATAAAAGAGACGCTTAGTAATTTCTCTTCTACGCTAAAAGAGCAGGTTCAAAATTACAAAGCTCCGATCACTCGTTTTAACATCACGCTTAATCCACTAAATTTAGGCGAGGTTGAGATCACGATGGTAAATCGCGGCAATAATTTGCATGTAAATTTTAACTCAACCACGGCTACGATGAATCTCTTTTTGCAAAATCAAGCCGAGTTTAAAAATAGCCTTGTAAATATGGGATTTACCGAGCTTGAGATGAATTTCTCAGATCAAAATCAAAGACAAGATAAAAGAGAACAAGCAAAGAATAAATACAGCTCAAATCAAAGCGATGAGAGCGAAAACACTCAAGCGGAACAAAGCTTGCTTGAGCTAGTAATACCAAGATATATTTAG
- the typA gene encoding translational GTPase TypA — translation MEKIRNIAVIAHVDHGKTTMVDELLKQSGTFNEHQNLGERVMDSNDIERERGITILSKNTAIRYKDTKINIIDTPGHADFGGEVERVLKMVDGVLLLVDAQEGVMPQTKFVVKKALSLGLRPIVVVNKIDKPAGDPDRVINEIFDLFVALDANDEQLEFPVVYAAAKNGYAKLKLSDENKDMQPLFETILSHVPAPSGSDENSLQLQVFTLDYDNYVGKIGIARIFNGKISKNQNVMLAKADGTKTTGRISKLIGFMGLERTDINEAGTGDIVAIAGFDALDVGDSVVDPNNPHPLDPLHIEEPTLSVVFSVNDGPLAGTEGKHVTSNKIDERLANEMKTNIAMKYENIGEGKFKVSGRGELQITILAENMRREGYEFLLGRPEVIVKEINGVKCEPYELLVIDAPDDTTGTVIEKLGKRKAEMVSMNPTGDGQTRIEFEIPARGLIGFRSQFLTDTKGEGVMNHSFLEFRPLSGTVEHRTNGALVSMENGVTLAYSLFNLQDRGVLFLDPQAKVYVGMIIGEHSRPNDLDVNPIKGKNLTNVRASGSDDAIKLVPPRKLSLERALEWIEDDELVEVTPINIRVRKRYLDPTERKRKAKL, via the coding sequence TTGGAAAAGATACGAAATATAGCCGTTATCGCACACGTCGACCACGGTAAAACAACAATGGTTGATGAGCTTTTGAAACAGTCAGGAACATTTAATGAGCATCAAAACCTTGGCGAGCGTGTAATGGATAGTAATGACATCGAAAGAGAGCGTGGTATCACGATTCTTTCTAAAAATACTGCTATTCGCTACAAAGATACGAAGATCAACATCATTGACACCCCAGGCCACGCCGACTTTGGTGGTGAGGTAGAGCGTGTTCTTAAGATGGTTGATGGCGTTTTGCTACTTGTAGATGCGCAAGAAGGCGTTATGCCACAAACTAAATTTGTCGTCAAAAAGGCGCTCTCACTTGGACTTCGCCCAATCGTCGTCGTAAATAAGATCGATAAGCCAGCAGGCGATCCAGACCGCGTTATAAATGAAATTTTTGACCTTTTTGTAGCACTTGATGCAAATGACGAACAGCTAGAATTTCCAGTTGTGTATGCAGCTGCGAAAAATGGCTATGCTAAGTTAAAGCTAAGTGATGAAAACAAAGATATGCAGCCACTTTTTGAGACCATCTTATCTCACGTACCAGCTCCAAGCGGTAGTGACGAGAACTCACTTCAGCTTCAAGTGTTTACTCTTGATTATGATAACTACGTCGGCAAGATCGGTATTGCAAGAATTTTTAACGGCAAGATATCAAAAAACCAAAATGTTATGCTTGCAAAGGCTGATGGCACAAAGACAACTGGTAGAATTTCAAAGTTAATTGGCTTTATGGGTCTTGAAAGAACCGATATTAATGAGGCTGGCACTGGTGACATCGTAGCGATCGCTGGCTTTGATGCGCTTGACGTTGGCGATAGCGTCGTTGATCCAAATAATCCTCATCCACTAGATCCTCTTCACATCGAAGAGCCAACACTTAGCGTTGTATTTTCTGTAAATGACGGCCCACTAGCAGGTACTGAGGGCAAACACGTTACATCAAACAAGATCGATGAGCGCCTTGCAAACGAGATGAAGACAAATATCGCGATGAAATACGAAAACATCGGCGAGGGCAAATTTAAAGTAAGTGGCCGTGGTGAGCTTCAGATTACTATTTTGGCTGAAAATATGCGCCGCGAGGGCTATGAGTTTTTACTTGGCAGACCTGAGGTCATCGTAAAAGAGATAAATGGCGTAAAATGCGAGCCATACGAGCTTTTAGTGATTGACGCACCTGATGATACGACAGGCACTGTCATAGAAAAACTAGGTAAAAGAAAAGCTGAAATGGTCTCTATGAACCCAACAGGCGACGGCCAAACAAGGATCGAGTTTGAGATCCCAGCGCGCGGCCTTATCGGTTTTAGAAGCCAGTTTTTGACTGATACAAAAGGTGAGGGCGTTATGAACCACAGCTTTTTGGAGTTTAGACCGCTTAGCGGAACTGTGGAGCATAGAACAAATGGCGCGCTAGTTTCGATGGAAAATGGCGTAACGCTTGCTTATTCACTATTTAATTTGCAAGATCGTGGTGTGCTTTTCCTTGATCCGCAAGCAAAAGTCTATGTGGGTATGATCATAGGCGAGCATAGTCGTCCAAATGACCTTGACGTAAATCCTATCAAGGGTAAAAACCTAACAAACGTGCGTGCTAGCGGTAGCGACGATGCGATCAAGCTTGTGCCGCCTAGAAAGCTAAGCCTTGAGCGCGCTCTTGAGTGGATAGAAGATGACGAGTTAGTCGAGGTTACGCCTATAAATATCCGCGTTCGCAAGCGCTATTTAGATCCAACAGAGCGCAAAAGAAAAGCAAAACTCTAA
- the proC gene encoding pyrroline-5-carboxylate reductase, with amino-acid sequence MKNPKIGFIGGGNMGGAMIEALWRAQSDEVDAGRSFAEEERKFDGGSEAQRAENLAQTGKTSSQRECEKKTKFEIIACTRSKNEALRQRFSVKIAASETDLAREADAVVLATKPASYEAILRLIAPDLAGKILLLLAPNFDIKRARQIVGEGVYIARAMPNIAACIGASATALCFDAGFSDEARKTVREIIAKIGKIYEIDEAWFAAFTGIAGSLPAYACAFIEAAADAGVRGGLPRQLCYDAVAAAVEGTARLIQSGKHPAALKDEVCSPAGTTIEGLVALEKGGFRGALMDAVAACIAKARG; translated from the coding sequence ATGAAAAATCCTAAAATCGGCTTTATCGGCGGCGGAAATATGGGCGGTGCGATGATAGAGGCGCTTTGGCGCGCGCAATCTGACGAAGTGGACGCGGGGCGAAGCTTTGCCGAGGAGGAGCGGAAATTTGACGGCGGTAGCGAGGCGCAAAGGGCGGAAAATTTAGCGCAAACAGGCAAAACCTCGAGCCAGCGCGAATGTGAAAAAAAGACGAAATTTGAAATCATAGCCTGCACCAGAAGTAAAAACGAAGCCTTGCGGCAGAGATTTAGCGTAAAAATAGCCGCGAGCGAAACGGATCTAGCGCGCGAAGCGGACGCGGTCGTGCTGGCTACTAAGCCCGCTAGCTACGAGGCTATCTTGCGCCTGATCGCGCCTGATCTTGCGGGCAAAATTTTGCTTCTTTTGGCGCCGAATTTTGACATAAAACGCGCTAGGCAAATCGTAGGCGAGGGCGTTTATATCGCTCGCGCGATGCCAAATATAGCAGCTTGCATCGGCGCGTCGGCCACGGCTCTTTGCTTTGACGCGGGTTTTAGCGATGAAGCGCGCAAGACCGTGCGCGAGATAATCGCTAAAATCGGTAAAATTTACGAGATAGACGAGGCCTGGTTTGCCGCATTTACGGGCATCGCGGGAAGCTTGCCGGCGTATGCGTGCGCCTTTATCGAGGCTGCGGCCGATGCCGGCGTGCGGGGCGGACTGCCTAGGCAGCTTTGCTACGACGCCGTTGCGGCAGCCGTGGAAGGGACGGCGCGCCTGATCCAAAGCGGCAAGCACCCAGCCGCGCTAAAAGACGAGGTTTGCTCGCCGGCGGGAACCACGATCGAAGGACTTGTCGCGCTTGAAAAAGGCGGATTTCGCGGCGCCTTGATGGATGCCGTCGCTGCTTGCATCGCCAAAGCGCGGGGTTAG
- a CDS encoding tetratricopeptide repeat protein, translated as MKNLLFALFAALNLFASEPGLSPLLAADTLEKVKKCKNTDLNATKECVQAGIVAANLKQDYGAAEGLFSLACAKGDGEGCFYLGELYKNNLVKAADKSERETKISAYYKASCVLYEYLPGCLALANFMQEELGDEVQSFAINNTLCNKKYAPGCYNVGWMIERTGGDIGEMMEYYERSCKLGYVGGCARAAWLYEGNFNENRYEQVKKDAKKAKQMRKKACELGDKQSC; from the coding sequence ATGAAAAATTTATTATTTGCGCTATTTGCGGCGTTAAATTTATTCGCTAGCGAGCCGGGCCTTTCGCCATTGCTAGCCGCAGATACGCTAGAAAAGGTCAAAAAATGCAAAAATACCGACCTAAACGCTACCAAAGAGTGCGTGCAAGCGGGCATAGTAGCGGCAAACTTAAAGCAAGACTACGGCGCGGCGGAGGGGCTATTTAGTCTAGCCTGCGCCAAAGGAGATGGCGAGGGCTGCTTTTATCTTGGCGAACTTTATAAAAATAACTTAGTAAAAGCTGCGGATAAGAGCGAGCGCGAGACTAAGATTAGCGCGTATTACAAGGCTAGCTGCGTCCTTTACGAGTATTTGCCCGGTTGCTTGGCGCTAGCTAATTTCATGCAAGAAGAGCTGGGCGACGAGGTGCAGTCGTTTGCGATAAACAATACCCTATGCAACAAAAAATACGCTCCCGGATGCTACAACGTGGGCTGGATGATAGAGCGAACGGGGGGCGATATAGGCGAGATGATGGAGTATTACGAGCGCTCGTGTAAGCTTGGCTACGTAGGCGGCTGTGCGCGAGCGGCGTGGCTGTATGAGGGAAATTTCAACGAAAATAGATACGAGCAAGTAAAAAAAGACGCGAAAAAGGCAAAGCAAATGCGAAAAAAGGCGTGCGAGCTAGGCGATAAGCAAAGCTGTTAG